The Streptomyces lienomycini sequence TCTGCGCCCCGCGCAGGGCGCGTTCGTGCACGAGCCGACGGAGGAGGAGGCCGACCAGCTCCTGACGGTCCGTACGCTCCTGGAGGCCGAGGCGGCGCGGCTCGCCGCGGCCAACGCGTCCAGTGTCGGCGTCGCCGCCCTGGAGGAGCTGTGCGAGGAGGGGGAGCGGGCCGTCGCCGCCGAGGACGTGGACGCCGCCGTCGCCTGCAACGCCCGCTTCCACGGCAAGGTCATGGAGCTGGCGGGCAACGCCGTCCTCGCCGAACTGGCCGCACAGGTCGACCGCCGGGTCCGCTGGTACTACACCCCGGTCGCCCGGCAGCGCGGCCGGCAGTCCTGGATCGAGCACCGGGGGCTGATCGCCGCCATCACCGGCCGGGACGAGCAGGCGGCGACCCGGCTGATGCGCGAGCACACGGAGCACACCCGGCGTTCGTACCACGAGCGCGGAGAATCCTGAGGTCAGAGCCTGTTCAGCGCCTGCTCGGTGGCCGCCCGGCGTGATGCCGGGCGGCCTTCTGGCGTCCGCGACCAGGAGGCTCGTGTGCCGATGGCACGCTCTTCTTTGTCCACTCAGTGGAGAAAGTTCGCAGCAATTCGTGCGTGACTTCTTCCCACACCCGGCGCCCACTGCTACGTTCCCTCCGAAAGCAAGCCACTGGACGAGGCCGGGAAACCGGCACACTCACAGCCGATTGAGGCGGGGAGGGGCTCGTGAGACGCATGACCGCACGACCCGCGAACGCCCACCAAGCGCGACTGCTCCAGCTGTTGCGCGACGGAGGGCCCAACTCCCGCGCCCAACTGGGCGATCAGGTCGATCTCTCCCGGTCGAAACTGGCCGTCGAGGTGGACCGGCTGCTGGAGACCGGTCTCGTCGTGGCCGACGGACTCGCCGCCTCGCGCGGCGGGCGCCGCAGCCACAACGTCCGCCTCAACCCCGAACTGCGCTTCCTCGGCGTCGACATCGGCGCGACCTCGGTCGACGTCGCCGTCACCAACGCCGAGCTGGAGATCCTCGGGCACATCAACCAGCCCATGGACGTGCGCGAGGGCCCGGTCGCGGTCTTCGAGCAGGTGTTGTCCATGGCCGCGAAACTGCGGGTCTCAGGGCTCGCGGAGGGCTTCGACGGCGCCGGCATCGGCGTCCCGGGGCCGGTCCGCTTCCCCGAGGGTGTGCCGGTGGCTCCACCGATCATGCCCGGCTGGGACGGCTTCCCCGTACGGGAGGCGCTCAGCCAGGAACTCGGCTGCCCCGTCATGGTCGACAACGACGTGAACCTGATGGCGCTGGGAGAGCAGCACGCGGGCGTCGCCCGCACCCAGCACGACTTCCTCGTCGTCAAGATCGGTACCGGCATCGGCTGCGGCATCGTCGTCGGCGGTGACGTCTACCGGGGCACCACGGGCAGCGCCGGCGACATCGGGCACATCCAGGCCGTGCCCGACGGACGCCAGTGCGCCTGCGGCAACCGGGGCTGCCTGGAGGCCCACTTCAGCGGCGCGGCACTGGCCCGCGACGCCACGGAGGCCGCCGAACAGGGCGGTTCGGCCGAACTCGCGAACCGGTTGGAGGCGAACGGCGTCCTCAGCGCCGCCGACGTCGCCGCCGCGGCCGCCGCGGGCGACGCCACCGCACTGGACCTGATCAGGGAGGGCGGCCGCAGTACCGGCCAGGTCATCGCCGGCCTGGTCAGCTTCTTCAACCCCGGCCTGGTGGTGATCGGCGGCGGGGTGACCGGCCTCGGCCACAACCTGCTCGCCGCGATCCGCACCCAGGTCTACCGCCAGTCGCTGCCCCTGGCGACCGGCAACCTGCCCATCGTCCTGGGGGAGCTGGGCCCCACCGCCGGAGTCATCGGCGCGGCCCGGCTGATCAGCGACCACCTGTTCTCGCCCGCGTAGGCACCGTTCGGACTTCGCACCCCGCCCGGCACGGCGCTCTACCCCGCTGTGCCCCGACACACGTCACCACGCCCCGACCCACGTCACCCTGCTCCGCCACGCCCTGCTCTGCTCTGCCCTGACACCGGCCCGCACGCCCGCCGAGGGGACCTCACATGGCACCAGAACCACCGCTGCTCAGCATGTCCGGCATCACCAAGTCGTTCCCCGGCGTCCGGGCCCTCGACGGCGTCGACCTCGACGTCCAGGCCGGCGAGGTGCACTGCCTCCTCGGCCAGAACGGCGCCGGGAAGTCCACCCTCATCAAGGTGCTGGCCGGCGCCCACCAGCCCGACACCGGCACCATCCGCTGGCGCGGCGAGGACGTCACCCTGCGCTCGCCCATCGCGGCCATGCGCCTGGGGATCGCCACCATCTACCAGGAACTCGACCTGGTCGAGCACCTCTCCGTCGCCGAGAACGTCCACCTCGGCCATGAGCCGACCGCCGCCGGCTTCGTCGTACGGGCAAGGACGGCCAAGGCGTCGACGGCCGCGCTGCTGGGGCGACTCGGGCATCCCGAGGTCGACCCGGGACGGCTGGTCGGGGACCTGTCGGCGGCGCAGCAGCAGATCGTCTCCATGGCGAGGGCGCTCTCGCACGACGTACGGCTCATCGTGATGGACGAACCGTCCGCCGCCCTCGACCCGGACGAGGTCGACAACCTCTTCCGCATCGTCGCCGACCTCACCGCCGACGGTGTCGCCGTCGTCTACATCTCGCACCGCCTGGAGGAGATCCGCCGCATCGGCGACCGGGTCACCGTCCTCAAGGACGGCCGCGCCGTGGCCGGCGGACTGCCCGCCGAGTCGACACCGACCCGCGAGGTCGTGGCGCTGATGACGGGACGCAACGTCGAGTACGTCTTCCCCGAGCGGCCCACGCGGCGGCCGGCGGGCGAACCCGTGCTGAGCGTCAAGGGCCTGTCCCGGGAAGGGGAGTTCGCCCCCCTCGACCTGGAGGTGCGCCCCGGAGAGATCGTCGGCCTCGCGGGACTCGTCGGCTCCGGCCGCTCCGAGATCCTGGAGACGGTCTACGGCGCCCGGAAACCCAGCACCGGCCAGGTCGTCGTCGACGGACGGACGCTGCGGCCGGGCAGTGTGCGCGCCGCAGTCCGCGCCGGGCTCGGGCTCGCCCCCGAGGAACGCAAGGCCCAGGCCCTGCTGATGCTGGAGTCCGTCACCCGCAACGTGTCCGTCTCCGCCATGTCCCGTTTCGCGCACGGCGGCTGGATCGACCGCGGCGCCGAACTGGGCGCGGCCCGCAAGGCCACCCGCGAGCTGTCGCTGCGGCCCGACAACCCCGCCGTGCCCGTGCGCACCCTGTCCGGCGGCAACCAGCAGAAGGCGGTACTCGCCCGCTGGCTGCTGCGCGGCTGCCGGGTCCTGCTGCTCGACGAACCCACCCGCGGTGTCGACGTCGGCGCCCGCGCCGAGTTGTACGCCGTCATCCGGCGCCTCGCCGACGAGGGCCTCGCCGTGCTGCTGGTCTCCAGCGAGGTGCCCGAGGTGCTGGGCCTCGCCGACCGCGTACTGGTGCTGCGCGAGGGCCGCGTCGTGCACGAGGCCCCCGCCCGCGAACTCGACGAACACCGCGTACTCGACCTCGTGATGGAAGGAAGCCCGGCGTCATGACGCAGCACGTCTCCCCGCCGCGGGACGGTACCGGCAAGGCGGCCCCCGTGGACGGTCCGCCCGCCTGGCGGGTCCAGTTGGGCCGCGCCGACGTCCGCACCCTCACCCTGCTCGGCGTGCTCGCCGCACTGGTCCTCATCGGCGGCATCACCCAGCCCGACGCGTTCCTCGACACCCGCAACCTGCAACTGGTGCTCACCCAGGCGTCCGTGATCGGCGTCGTCACCGTCGGCGTGACCTTCGTCATCGTCTCCGGCGGCATCGACCTGTCCGTCGGCGCCATCGTCGCCCTCGCCTCGGTGTGGGCGACCACGGTCGCCACCCAGGAGTACGGGTTCGTCGGCATCCTCTTCACCGCGATCGTCGTGGGACTGGGCTGCGGACTGGTCAACGGCCTGCTCATCTCCTTCGGCGGCATGGTCCCCTTCATCGCCACCCTCGCCATGCTGGCCTCGGCACGCGGACTCGCGCTGCAGATCACCGACGGCCGCACCCAGGTCGTCACCGTCCCCGGCGTCCTCGACCTCGCCGAACGCGACTCGTACGTACTCGGCATCCCGCCGCTGGTCCTGGTCTTCGCCGCCGTCACCGTCGTCGGCTGGCTGGTCCTGAACCGGACCACCTTCGGCCGCCGCACCGTCGCCGTCGGCGGCAACGCCGAGGCCGCCCGGCTGGCCGGCATCGACGTCCGCCGCCAGCGGCTCTACCTCTACCTGCTGTCCGGGCTGTGCTGCGGCATCGCCGCCTTCCTGCTGGTGTCCCTCGCGGGCTCCGGCCAGAACACCAACGGCAACCTCTACGAACTCGACGCCATCGCCGCCGCCATCATCGGCGGAACGCTGCTGACCGGCGGCCGGGGCCACATCCTCGGCTCCGTGCTCGGCGTCCTGATCTTCACCACGATCACCAACATCTTCGCCCTGAACAACCTGCAGACCGACGTGCAGCAGATCGCCAAGGGCGCGATCATCGTCGCCGCCGTGCTGGTCCAGCGCCGTACCGCAAGCACGCACTGAGGAAAGGGTTCACCGTCATGACGAAGCTCACGAGTCGCAGAGGGCTGCTCTTCGGAGCCGCCGCCGTGTCCGCCGGTGCCGTCCTCACGGGGTGCACCAGCAACGACCCCGACGGCGGCGACGACAAGGCCGCCGCGGACACGCAGCCGGCCGCCGACGACAAGCCGGGCAAGCCGGTCACCATCGGCTACGCCGGCCCGCAGGCCGACCACGGCTGGCTCAACGCCGTCAACGACCAGGCCAAGAAGCGCGCCGAGAAGTACTCCGAGATCACCATGGAGATCACCGAGGGCTCCAACGACACCGCGCAGCAGATCGGCCAGATCGAGACCCTCATCAACAAGAAGGTCGACGTCCTGGTCATCCTGCCGGCCGACGGCAAGGCCCTCACCCAGGTCGGCCTGAAGGCGATGCGGGCGGGCATCCCGGTCATCAACCTCGACCGGATCTTCAACAGCCCCCAGGCCTACCGCTGCTGGGTCGGCGGCGACAACTACGGCATGGGTCTCAACGCCGCCCACTACATCGGCGAGAAGCTCAAGGACAAGCCGGACGCCAAGGTCATCGAACTGGCCGGCATCGACAACCTCGAACTGACCCAGCAGCGCACCCAGGGCTTCGACGACGGCCTGAAGAACTACCCGAACATCAAGAAGGTGGCACGCCAGGCCGCCGAGTTCACGGTCGAGTCCGGTCAGGCGAAGATGTCCCAGCTGCTCCAGGCCCAGTCGGACTTCGACGCCATGTGGAACCACGACGACGACCAGGGCGTGGGCGCCCTGCGCGCCATCGAGCAGGCCGGGCGCGACGACTTCCTGATGGTCGGCGGCGCGGGCGCGCTCTCCGCCTTCCAGGCCATCAAGGCGGACAGCGGCGTACTGAAGGCGTCGGTGCTCTACCCGCCGACCATGGCCGCCTCCGCGATCGACCTGGCCCGCGCCCTCGGCCAGGGCAAGGGCATCGGCGGTCTCGCCGAGTTCGAGATCCCCTCGACGGTCACCTGCTACTCGGCCGTCGTCGACAAGGACAACGTCGACCAGTACATGTCCACCGGCTTCAAGTGACGGCCGCCGCCCCGGACCCGGCCTGACCAGCCGGGCCGGGGCGGGGCCCACCCCCACCGCGCCACCACGACGAGGAGGACATCCGCATGGGACAGCCGCAGCAGCCCGAGGGGGCCGACGCCGAGGAGGCGGCCGGCACCGACAGCGGGGCCGGGACCGGGCCTACGGGGGCGTCCGCGTCCAGACCGCCCCTGCGGGTCGGCATGGTCGGCTACGCCTTCATGGGTGCCGCCCACTCCCAGGGCTGGCGCACCGCCGGCCGGGTCTTCGACCTGCCGCTGAACCCGGTGCTGGCCGCGATCTGCGGACGGGACGCCGACGCCGTGCGCCTCGCGGCCGACCGGCACGGCTGGCAGAGCACCGAGACCGACTGGCGGACCCTGGTCGAACGGGACGACATCGACCTCGTCGACGTCTGCACCCCCGGCGACAGCCACGCCGAGATCGCCCTGGCCGCGCTCGCCGCCGGAAAACACGTCCTGTGCGAGAAACCGCTGGCCAACACCGTCGAGGAGGCGCGGGCGATGACCAGTGCCGCCGAGGCGGCGGGAGCACGCGGCCAGCTCGCGATGGTCGGCTTCAACTACCGCCGGGTACCGGCCACCGCGCTGGCCCGGCGGATGGTCGCCGAGGGCCGCGTCGGCCGGCTGCGACACCTGCGGGTGACGTACCTCCAGGACTGGCTGGTGGACCCGAAGGCCCCACTCACCTGGCGGCTGCGCAAGGAGCTGGCGGGGTCGGGCGCGCTCGGCGACCTGGGCGCCCACATCGTCGACCTCGCGCAGTACCTGTCGGGGGAGCGGATCGCGGGCGTCTCCGCCCTCACCGAGACCTTCGTACGGGAACGCCCGCTGCCCGCCGGAGCCCCCCGGGGTCTGTCCGCGGGCTCGGCGGACGGGGTGACGGGGCAGGTCACCGTCGACGACGCCGCCGTGTTCACCGGCCGCCTCACCTCCGGCGCGCTGGTCTCCTTCGAGGCCACCCGGTACGCCACCGGCCGCAAGAACGCCCTGCGCATCGAACTCAACGGGGAGCGCGGCTCGCTCGCCTTCGACCTGGAGCGGCTCAACGAGCTGGAGTACCACGACGGGACGGAACCGGGGGAGCACGCCGGCTTCCGCCGCATCCTCGTCACCGAACCCGAACACCCCTACCTGGAAGCCTGGTGGCCGCCCGGCCACGGACTCGGCTACGAGCACACCTTCGTGCACCAGGCGCGCGACCTCGTCCACGCCGTCGCCGAGGGCCGCGGCCCCGAACCCTCCTTCGCCGACGGGCTGCAGGTGCAGCGCGTGCTCGCGGCCGTCGAGGAGAGCGCCGAGAAGAACTCCGTCTACACCCCGATCACCCCCTGAGGAGGCCGGCAGCGCCATGCCACGCAACTTCACGCTCTTCACCGGACAGTGGGCGGACCTGCCGCTCGAGGAGGTCTGCCGCCTCGCCCGGGACTTCGGCTACGACGGCCTGGAACTCGCCTGCTGGGGCGACCACTTCGAAGTCGACAAGGCCCTCGCCGACCCGTCCTACGTGGACTCCCGTCACCAACTGCTCGACAAGTACGGCCTCAAGTGCTGGGCCGTCTCCAACCACCTGGTCGGCCAGGCCGTCTGCGACGCCATCATCGACGAGCGCCACGAGGCGATCCTCCCCGCCCGCATCTGGGGCGACGGCGAGGCGGAGGGCGTACGGCAGCGCGCCGCCGCCGAGATCAAGGACACCGCCCGCGCCGCCGCCCTCCTCGGCGTCGACACCGTCATCGGCTTCACCGGCTCCGCCATCTGGCACCTGGTCGCCATGTTCCCGCCGGTCCCGGACTCCATGATCGAGCGCGGTTACCAGGACTTCGCGGACCGCTGGAACCCGATCCTGGACGTCTTCGACGCCGAGGGCGTCCGCTTCGCGCACGAGGTGCACCCCAGCGAGATCGCCTACGACTACTGGACCACGCAGCGCGCCCTGGAGGCGGTCGGCCACCGGCCGGCCTTCGGCCTCAACTTCGACCCCTCCCACTTCGTGTGGCAGGACCTCGACCCCGTCGGCTTCCTGTGGGACTTCCGCGACCGCGTCTACCACGTCGACTGCAAGGAGGCCCGCAAGCGCCTCGACGGCCGCAACGGACGGCTCGGCTCCCATCTGCCCTGGGGCGACCCGCGGCGCGGCTGGGACTTCGTGTCGGCCGGGCACGGCGACGTCCCCTGGGAGGACGTCTTCCGCATGCTGCGCTCCATCGACTACCAGGGCCCCGTCTCCGTCGAGTGGGAGGACGCCGGCATGGACCGGCTGCAGGGCGCACCCGAAGCCCTCGCCCGGCTGAAAGCCTTCGACTTCGAACCGCCCAGCGCGTCCTTCGACGCGGCCTTCAACAGCTGACCGCAGCCCCGACCGCAGGTCAGGACCGGGGACCGGCCGAGACGCCGGTGCCCGGTCCGGGCTGCCCGAATCCTGCTTTGTCCTGAGTTGGGAAAAAGTTCAACCGGTCGCGGTCCAAGGGGTGTCCAGCCCGGAAGAACGCGGTTACCGTCCCTGAAGTGTTCAGGACACTCGCACCTCCGGGGTGACGGCGCACCCCGGCGCCCGCATCGCACGTCTCCGCACCCATCCCAGTACGGCCCACCCCCGTTCCCGGAGGGACTTCGTGCACAGAACCAGACTCAAAGCCACCAGCACCACCAGGCGCCCCAGGCTCCGCACCACCCTCGCCCTGTTCACCGGCCTGCTGCTGGCCGTGGGCACCCCGGCGACCGTCGCGGGCGCGCACCCCGGCCACCCGGAACACGACGACACGGCAGCCGTCGCCGACGGACAGTTCCAGCAGGTTCCGCTCGCCAAGGGCGAGCCCGAGATGGGCGAGCCGATGTCGCTCGCGGTACTCCCGGACCGCAGCGTCCTGCACACCGCCCGCGACGGCACACTGCGCCTGACCGACCAGGGCGGCGTCACCAAGGTCGTCGGCAAGATCCCCGTCTACAACCACGACGAGGAGGGCCTGCAGGGCGTCGGCATCGACCCGGACTTCGAGAACAACCGGGCGATCTACCTCTACTACGCGCCGCCGCTCGACACCCCCGCGGGCGACGCCCCGGAGAACGGCACCGCCGAGGACTTCAAGAAGTTCGACGGCGTCAACCGCCTCTCCCGCTTCGTCCTGAACGGCAACGGCACGCTGGACATGGCCAGCGAGAAGAAGGTCCTGGACGTCGCGGCCTCCCGCGGCACCTGCTGCCACGTCGGCGGCGACATCGCCTTCGACGCCGAGGGCAACCTCTACCTCTCCACCGGCGACGACTCCAACCCGTTCGCCTCCGACGGCTACACGCCGATCGACGAGCGCCCGGACCGCAACCCGGCCTTCGACGCCCGCCGCAGCGCCGGCAACACCAACGACCTGCGCGGCAAGATCCTGCGCATCAAGGTCGCCGAGGACGGCTCGTACACCGTCCCGGAGGGCAACCTCTTCGAACCCGGCACCGAGAAGACCCGCCCCGAGATCTACGCGATGGGCTTCCGCAACCCGTTCCGGATCAGCGTCGACAAGAAGACCGGCACGGTCTACGTCGGCGACTACGGCCCCGACG is a genomic window containing:
- a CDS encoding GntR family transcriptional regulator, coding for MLSAGLPQGAVPKLERPGPLRDRVYEALLELITTRALQPGQHLVESELAGHLGVSRQPVREALQRLNTEGWVDLRPAQGAFVHEPTEEEADQLLTVRTLLEAEAARLAAANASSVGVAALEELCEEGERAVAAEDVDAAVACNARFHGKVMELAGNAVLAELAAQVDRRVRWYYTPVARQRGRQSWIEHRGLIAAITGRDEQAATRLMREHTEHTRRSYHERGES
- a CDS encoding ROK family transcriptional regulator; this translates as MTARPANAHQARLLQLLRDGGPNSRAQLGDQVDLSRSKLAVEVDRLLETGLVVADGLAASRGGRRSHNVRLNPELRFLGVDIGATSVDVAVTNAELEILGHINQPMDVREGPVAVFEQVLSMAAKLRVSGLAEGFDGAGIGVPGPVRFPEGVPVAPPIMPGWDGFPVREALSQELGCPVMVDNDVNLMALGEQHAGVARTQHDFLVVKIGTGIGCGIVVGGDVYRGTTGSAGDIGHIQAVPDGRQCACGNRGCLEAHFSGAALARDATEAAEQGGSAELANRLEANGVLSAADVAAAAAAGDATALDLIREGGRSTGQVIAGLVSFFNPGLVVIGGGVTGLGHNLLAAIRTQVYRQSLPLATGNLPIVLGELGPTAGVIGAARLISDHLFSPA
- a CDS encoding sugar ABC transporter ATP-binding protein → MAPEPPLLSMSGITKSFPGVRALDGVDLDVQAGEVHCLLGQNGAGKSTLIKVLAGAHQPDTGTIRWRGEDVTLRSPIAAMRLGIATIYQELDLVEHLSVAENVHLGHEPTAAGFVVRARTAKASTAALLGRLGHPEVDPGRLVGDLSAAQQQIVSMARALSHDVRLIVMDEPSAALDPDEVDNLFRIVADLTADGVAVVYISHRLEEIRRIGDRVTVLKDGRAVAGGLPAESTPTREVVALMTGRNVEYVFPERPTRRPAGEPVLSVKGLSREGEFAPLDLEVRPGEIVGLAGLVGSGRSEILETVYGARKPSTGQVVVDGRTLRPGSVRAAVRAGLGLAPEERKAQALLMLESVTRNVSVSAMSRFAHGGWIDRGAELGAARKATRELSLRPDNPAVPVRTLSGGNQQKAVLARWLLRGCRVLLLDEPTRGVDVGARAELYAVIRRLADEGLAVLLVSSEVPEVLGLADRVLVLREGRVVHEAPARELDEHRVLDLVMEGSPAS
- a CDS encoding ABC transporter permease; protein product: MTQHVSPPRDGTGKAAPVDGPPAWRVQLGRADVRTLTLLGVLAALVLIGGITQPDAFLDTRNLQLVLTQASVIGVVTVGVTFVIVSGGIDLSVGAIVALASVWATTVATQEYGFVGILFTAIVVGLGCGLVNGLLISFGGMVPFIATLAMLASARGLALQITDGRTQVVTVPGVLDLAERDSYVLGIPPLVLVFAAVTVVGWLVLNRTTFGRRTVAVGGNAEAARLAGIDVRRQRLYLYLLSGLCCGIAAFLLVSLAGSGQNTNGNLYELDAIAAAIIGGTLLTGGRGHILGSVLGVLIFTTITNIFALNNLQTDVQQIAKGAIIVAAVLVQRRTASTH
- a CDS encoding substrate-binding domain-containing protein; amino-acid sequence: MTKLTSRRGLLFGAAAVSAGAVLTGCTSNDPDGGDDKAAADTQPAADDKPGKPVTIGYAGPQADHGWLNAVNDQAKKRAEKYSEITMEITEGSNDTAQQIGQIETLINKKVDVLVILPADGKALTQVGLKAMRAGIPVINLDRIFNSPQAYRCWVGGDNYGMGLNAAHYIGEKLKDKPDAKVIELAGIDNLELTQQRTQGFDDGLKNYPNIKKVARQAAEFTVESGQAKMSQLLQAQSDFDAMWNHDDDQGVGALRAIEQAGRDDFLMVGGAGALSAFQAIKADSGVLKASVLYPPTMAASAIDLARALGQGKGIGGLAEFEIPSTVTCYSAVVDKDNVDQYMSTGFK
- a CDS encoding Gfo/Idh/MocA family protein, coding for MGQPQQPEGADAEEAAGTDSGAGTGPTGASASRPPLRVGMVGYAFMGAAHSQGWRTAGRVFDLPLNPVLAAICGRDADAVRLAADRHGWQSTETDWRTLVERDDIDLVDVCTPGDSHAEIALAALAAGKHVLCEKPLANTVEEARAMTSAAEAAGARGQLAMVGFNYRRVPATALARRMVAEGRVGRLRHLRVTYLQDWLVDPKAPLTWRLRKELAGSGALGDLGAHIVDLAQYLSGERIAGVSALTETFVRERPLPAGAPRGLSAGSADGVTGQVTVDDAAVFTGRLTSGALVSFEATRYATGRKNALRIELNGERGSLAFDLERLNELEYHDGTEPGEHAGFRRILVTEPEHPYLEAWWPPGHGLGYEHTFVHQARDLVHAVAEGRGPEPSFADGLQVQRVLAAVEESAEKNSVYTPITP
- a CDS encoding sugar phosphate isomerase/epimerase family protein — protein: MPRNFTLFTGQWADLPLEEVCRLARDFGYDGLELACWGDHFEVDKALADPSYVDSRHQLLDKYGLKCWAVSNHLVGQAVCDAIIDERHEAILPARIWGDGEAEGVRQRAAAEIKDTARAAALLGVDTVIGFTGSAIWHLVAMFPPVPDSMIERGYQDFADRWNPILDVFDAEGVRFAHEVHPSEIAYDYWTTQRALEAVGHRPAFGLNFDPSHFVWQDLDPVGFLWDFRDRVYHVDCKEARKRLDGRNGRLGSHLPWGDPRRGWDFVSAGHGDVPWEDVFRMLRSIDYQGPVSVEWEDAGMDRLQGAPEALARLKAFDFEPPSASFDAAFNS